One part of the Podarcis muralis chromosome 3, rPodMur119.hap1.1, whole genome shotgun sequence genome encodes these proteins:
- the SMPDL3A gene encoding cyclic GMP-AMP phosphodiesterase SMPDL3A isoform X2 has protein sequence MCDSPYRLILSAFQHMKDSGQQASFMIWTGDSPPHVPVKELSTKIVIDIIGNMTSTIRSFFPDLQVFPALGNHDYWPQDQLPASVSEVYNAVADFWKPWLTDEAVSTLRTGGFYTQTIQSNMTAQPLRIISLNTILYYPPNTMTLNMTDPANQFAWLERVLETAHQNKEKVYVIGHVPVGYLPFSRNTTAIREHYNERLIEIFRRYSSVIAGQFFGHTHRDSIMVLLDEKEKPVNSLFVAPAVTPVMDVFEVDSNNPGVRLYQYDPLSYNLLDLWQFYLNLTEANVKNESVWKLEYVMTKAYGIKDLTPESLYEMANQLSVPHSKLFPKYYSHYFVSYDDPSLFCGEHCRISQLCAIQYLDLTSYTDCIEHKGKLHG, from the exons ATGTGTGATTCACCATATCGGCTTATTTTATCAGCTTTTCAGCACATGAAGGATTCTGGTCAACAGGCATCCTTCATGATATGGACAGG AGACAGCCCTCCACATGTTCCTGTAAAAGAACTCTCCACAAAAATTGTCATTGACATTATTGGTAACATGACTTCTACCATAAGaagtttctttccagatctccaaGTTTTCCCTGCATTGGGAAATCACGACTATTGGCCACAG GATCAGTTGCCTGCATCTGTCAGTGAAGTTTACAATGCTGTAGCGGATTTCTGGAAACCTTGGCTTACGGATGAAGCAGTCAGCACCTTGAGAACAG GTGGTTTTTATACACAAACAATTCAGTCCAACATGACTGCACAACCTCTTAGGATAATTAGTTTAAATACCATCTTATACTACCCTCCCAACACTATGACTCTGAATATGACTGATCCAGCAAACCAGTTTGCATGGCTGGAACGTGTATTAGAGACGGCACATCAAAACAAGGAAAAG GTTTATGTAATAGGACATGTGCCAGTAGGTTATCTGCCTTTCTCTCGAAATACCACTGCCATAAGAGAACACTACAATGAGAGGTTGATAGAAATATTTCGCCGGTATAGCAGCGTGATTGCTGGGCAGTTTTTTGGACATACTCACCGAGACAGCATCATGGTTCTTCTAGATGAAAAGG AAAAGCCAGTAAACTCCTTGTTTGTGGCACCTGCTGTGACACCAGTGATGGACGTATTTGAGGTAGACTCAAACAATCCTGGAGTGAGATTATATCAGTATGACCCTCTTTCTTATAATCTACTG GATCTTTGGCAGTTCTACTTGAACCTCACAGAAGCCAATGTGAAAAATGAATCAGTCTGGAAACTTGAGTATGTTATGACCAAAGCTTATGGAATCAAGGACTTAACGCCAGAAAGCTTGTATGAAATGGCAAATCAACTTAGTGTACCTCACAGCAAATTGTTCCCAAAATATTACAGCCACTACTTTGTGAGTTACGATGATCCAAGCTTGTTCTGTGGCGAGCACTGTAGGATCAGCCAACTCTGTGCAATTCAATATTTAGACCTCACCTCTTACACTGATTGTATCGAACATAAAGGCAAATTACATGGGTAA
- the SMPDL3A gene encoding cyclic GMP-AMP phosphodiesterase SMPDL3A isoform X1, with product MGGRRGFRGLALWGLLLCGSLRDLASAAPACAAPSDAGQFWHISDLHLDPTYHITSNRTQVCASSKGVNASNPGPFGDFMCDSPYRLILSAFQHMKDSGQQASFMIWTGDSPPHVPVKELSTKIVIDIIGNMTSTIRSFFPDLQVFPALGNHDYWPQDQLPASVSEVYNAVADFWKPWLTDEAVSTLRTGGFYTQTIQSNMTAQPLRIISLNTILYYPPNTMTLNMTDPANQFAWLERVLETAHQNKEKVYVIGHVPVGYLPFSRNTTAIREHYNERLIEIFRRYSSVIAGQFFGHTHRDSIMVLLDEKEKPVNSLFVAPAVTPVMDVFEVDSNNPGVRLYQYDPLSYNLLDLWQFYLNLTEANVKNESVWKLEYVMTKAYGIKDLTPESLYEMANQLSVPHSKLFPKYYSHYFVSYDDPSLFCGEHCRISQLCAIQYLDLTSYTDCIEHKGKLHG from the exons GCCAGTTCTGGCACATCTCCGATTTACACTTGGACCCCACCTACCACATTACAAGTAATCGCACTCAGGTTTGTGCCTCTTCCAAAGGAGTGAATGCCTCAAACCCTGGCCCATTTGGAGATTTCATGTGTGATTCACCATATCGGCTTATTTTATCAGCTTTTCAGCACATGAAGGATTCTGGTCAACAGGCATCCTTCATGATATGGACAGG AGACAGCCCTCCACATGTTCCTGTAAAAGAACTCTCCACAAAAATTGTCATTGACATTATTGGTAACATGACTTCTACCATAAGaagtttctttccagatctccaaGTTTTCCCTGCATTGGGAAATCACGACTATTGGCCACAG GATCAGTTGCCTGCATCTGTCAGTGAAGTTTACAATGCTGTAGCGGATTTCTGGAAACCTTGGCTTACGGATGAAGCAGTCAGCACCTTGAGAACAG GTGGTTTTTATACACAAACAATTCAGTCCAACATGACTGCACAACCTCTTAGGATAATTAGTTTAAATACCATCTTATACTACCCTCCCAACACTATGACTCTGAATATGACTGATCCAGCAAACCAGTTTGCATGGCTGGAACGTGTATTAGAGACGGCACATCAAAACAAGGAAAAG GTTTATGTAATAGGACATGTGCCAGTAGGTTATCTGCCTTTCTCTCGAAATACCACTGCCATAAGAGAACACTACAATGAGAGGTTGATAGAAATATTTCGCCGGTATAGCAGCGTGATTGCTGGGCAGTTTTTTGGACATACTCACCGAGACAGCATCATGGTTCTTCTAGATGAAAAGG AAAAGCCAGTAAACTCCTTGTTTGTGGCACCTGCTGTGACACCAGTGATGGACGTATTTGAGGTAGACTCAAACAATCCTGGAGTGAGATTATATCAGTATGACCCTCTTTCTTATAATCTACTG GATCTTTGGCAGTTCTACTTGAACCTCACAGAAGCCAATGTGAAAAATGAATCAGTCTGGAAACTTGAGTATGTTATGACCAAAGCTTATGGAATCAAGGACTTAACGCCAGAAAGCTTGTATGAAATGGCAAATCAACTTAGTGTACCTCACAGCAAATTGTTCCCAAAATATTACAGCCACTACTTTGTGAGTTACGATGATCCAAGCTTGTTCTGTGGCGAGCACTGTAGGATCAGCCAACTCTGTGCAATTCAATATTTAGACCTCACCTCTTACACTGATTGTATCGAACATAAAGGCAAATTACATGGGTAA